GGCAGGGCGGCCAGCGGGACGCCGTCGAGCAGGATGTCGCCGTCGTCCGGGTCGGCCAGCCGTCCGGCGAGCGCGGCCAGCAGCGATTTGCCCGCGCCGGAGCGGCCGACGACGGCGACCGTGGCGCCGCCGGGAAGCACGAGATCGAGGCCGCGCAGCACGTCGCGCCCGTCGCGCCGGGCCGTCACCCGGCGGAGCTCCAGGCGGCCGGGCCCGCCGGGCGGCAGCGTCGCGTCGCCGTGCCGGACGGGCGGTTCGGCGAACACCTCGCCGAGCCGCCGGGCGGCGCCCCGGGCCCGGACGAGCCGGTTGAGGTGACCGACGAACACGCCGATCCCGGTGGCCATCACCACGTACCGGGCCGCCGCCAGCAGGCCGCCCACGGTCAGGTCGCCGACCGCCAGCAGGAGCCCCGCGACCGCGACGACGACGAGCTGGAGCAGCGGGGCGAGCGCGGCGGCCCGGGCGACGGCCCGGGCGCTGACGTGCCACATCCGGTGGCCCTGGGCGCTCAGTTCGGGCAGCGGGGCGAGCACGCGGTCCCGTTCGCGCGGCTCGGTGCCCGCGGCGGCGATGGTGCGGGCGCCGCCCAGCGCCTCGACCAGCCGGCCGGCGATGTCGGCCTGGATCTCCTGGTAGCGGGCGACGACGTCGGCGGTCGAGCGGGTGAACGTCCGCAGCAGCACCGCCAGCGGCGGCACTCCGGCGGCGAACGCCACGGCCAGCCGCCAGTCCACGAGGGCGAGCGCGACGATGCCGCCGGCCGGGGCGGCGACACCGGAGACGGCGGCGGCCAGGGCGGCGGGCTCGGCGCCCGCGTGGGCCGCGTTGACGGTGCCGCGGGTGACCAGGTCCCCCGCCGGGAAACGGTCGGCGGCGCGGGGGCCGACGGCCAGGACGTGGCGCAGCAGTCGGCCGCGCAGCCGGGCCGCCTCGCGGGCGTCGGTGGTGGCGGTCAGCACGGTGGTGGCGGCGTCCAGGACGATCTGGGCGCCGACGAGGGCCGCGCACAGCAGGCTCCAGCGGCGGCCGGCGGCGGAGCCGGCGTCCGTGCCGTCGAGCAGCAGGTCCAGGGTGTGGCCCAGCGCGGCCGGCAGCAGCAGCGCGGCGGCGGTGTCGGCCAGCGAGAGCAGGGTCAGGGCGGCGACACGCGCCCCGCCGCGTCGGGCGGTCAGGGGCCGTGCGCGGTCACCAGGCCGCGTCTGACTGGGCCGCTGCATGCGCGTCCGGCCTCCTCGGAGGGTCGCGGGGGTGGTGAGCGCGGGGGTTTGAGCGTGGGGGTGGGCGAGGACGGGGAACGGAACGGCGACGGAACGCGGGCGGCCCCGCGCGAAGTACCGCGCAGGGCCGCCGGTGTGGTGCCCGGACAGCTCAGAGACAGAGCAGGAAGCTGTTCGAGCTGTGCTTGTCGCAGGCGAGGAGGCTGAGGCTGCTCTGGTCGCCACCGCCGCCACCGCCGGTGGTCGCGTTCTCGGGCTCCATCGTCTGCAGGTCGAGCAGGGACATGGGGCACTTCCTTTCGTCGGTACCGGTGTCTCCTCCACCGCGGAGCGCGGCGGAGAAGCCTTTCGTCACGGTCCCCCGTCGGAGGACCGGTCCATGGGCCGCGCGGGTGGCGGCAGGAAGGGCAGCCGGGGGCCGGGCCCGCCGCCTCCCGTGGTGCGGTGCCGGGCCACGCCCAGCGCCAGCAGACAGCCGGCGGTGCCAGTCGCCAGGTCCATCGACAGGCGCATCATCTGCTCGCCGGGGAAGGCGAGTTCGCCCTGATAGTCCATGGCGTACCAGTCCATGGCGGCGCGCTGGGCGGTGAGCCCGGCCGGGGCGTCGGCGCCGGGGGTGGTGGTGCGCCCCAGGTGCCAGACCATGCCCGCCCGGCCCCGGAACAGGCCCGGCTGGGCGTAGTAGCGCAGCATCGCGCCCGGCAGGATCTCCGCCCGGGCCCGCTCGAACGCCTCGTCGGCGTCGTGCGCGAGGTAGTCGTCGAGGACCGCCGCGATGCCCACGCTGCCCTCACCCAGATACGGCAGGATGCGGTCCCCCTCGTCGACCACAAGCGTGCCGCGGCTGTCGAGGACACAGTGGTGATCCAGATCGCGCCGCAGCGCCGTGGCCGCGAGGTCCAGCAGGGCGCGGTCACCGGTCCGCTCGTAGCGCCGCAGGAAGAGCAGAGCGGCTCCCGAGGCGCCGTACAGCAGCCCGGCGCGCCTGCGCCCGCGCGGCTCGGGCGGTGCGGTGAGGGACGCGGCGGCCAGCTCGGTGGCGACGGCCGCGCGGGCGGCCAGGCCGTCGTCGCCGGTCGCGGCGGCCAGCTCGTCCAGCACGAGGCCGACGCCGGCCAGTCCGCCGTGGAGATCGGCGGGCAGGCGCTCCCAGCGTTCGCCGAGCGCCAGGGCGGCCAGGTCCAGCGCGGGCTGCGTGTGGCCGAGCCGGTGCAGGGTGTGGGCGACGCCGAACAGCCCGTCGTACAGGCCGAGTCGGCTGCCCTCGGGCGGGGCGGCGGCCTGCCGCAGCAGCCAGCGTTCGCCCTCCTCGTACGGCTCGGCGCCGGTCTCGGCGAGGGCGTGGAGCACCCCGGCCGCGCCGTTGGCCAGGCCGAGTCCGCCGCCGGTGGCGAACTGGGTGATGTCGCCCGGGAAGAGGCGGTCGTCGCGCTCGGGCGTGGCCGAGGCGAGGATGGCGCGGACCATGGAGGCGCGGCAGCGCTCCCAGTCGCCGGACGGCAGCGGCACGGGGATCGGCGCCTTCGCCCGGACGGCGGGCGCCGTTGGGCGGCCCTCGATCTCGGCGACGGCCTTGTCGAGGAACCCGGCGGGCAGGTCGGGGAATTCGCGGGCGGCGACCGCCGCCAGGTGCGCGGCCTTGCCGCGGTCGACGGCGAAAAGCGAGGTCATCGGCATGAACATGGCCAGCCGCAGGCAGGCCAGCGCGTAGCGGTCGACGGCGTGGCCGGTCCGGTCGCGGGGGGCCATGAAGCCGGGGTGGGCGACGATCTGCCGGCCGTTGTCGGCGGCCGGGGCGGCGGCCTCGAAGTCCAGCAGGGACACCGACTCGCCGTCCGGCGCGATCATGACGTTGAACATGTGCAGGTCGTTGAAGACGAGCCCGCGCCCGTGCAGGATCGCCAGCGCCCGTTCGACGCCCGCGAGGACCGTCAGCGCCCACCGCGTGTAGTCGGCCAGGGCCTCGGGCTCCGGGTGCACGGTGAGCAGCGGATGGCGTTCCGCGAAGAAGGAGTTGAGGGTCCGGCCCGGGAGGAAGTCCATCACCAGGAAGCGGTGGTCGCCGAGGGTGAACCAGTCGCGCACCTCCGGCGCCACGGACAGGCCGGTCAGCCGTTCGAGGGCGGCCTTCTCGCGCTCCAGACGGGTGACGGCGTCCGCGCCGTCGGCCGCCAGCCCGGCGTACGGGCGCGCCTCCTTGAGGACGACCGGATCGCCACCGCGCAGATCGGTGCCCCGGTAGACGCCGCCGCCGTTGGAGAAGTGCAGGGCGGCCTCGATGCGGTAGGGCAGGTCGCGGATGGTGACGCCGTCGCGGGCGGCGAGGTGCGGTGCGAGGAAGGCGGGCAGGGTGACCCAGTCGGGGACGCTGAAGGTGGGGGTCCTGCGGTCCGGGACAAGCCGGCCCTCGGCGTTCTCGACGGCGGGTACCAGGGCGCCGGAGCCGTTGTCGCAGTAGCGCGGGGCGAACGCGCCGTAGCGGACGTACAGCGGGCCCTCGTGCCAGCGCAGGTCGGTGAGGATGTACGGGCCCGGCTCGCCGGCCAGCAGCTCGCCCAGTTCGGTGAGCACGGTGTGCGCCCGCTCCTCGTCCGCCGGGTAGATCGTCGCGAACTTGCCGCTGTTGTCGCGTCCGGCGTATTTCGAGTTGCGCAGGAAGAGCTGCTGCTGACCGGGGACGAATTTGAAGGGAATACGGCGGGGCACGCAGTATTCCCAGACTTTCGCGGCCGTCTTGTCGGCGTTCGCGAGTGCGGCGGAGACGTGGATTTTCCAGCCCTGGAGAGGCATTTCACCGGCAATCGGCTGCATGTGCAGCCAGTCGCCGACCCTTTGGGTGGACCAGCCCTGGGGAACCGGGCGTCGCGCGGTCTCGTACAGTCCTCGCGCCGGGTCCTGGCCGGTGGCTTTTTCGGCCGCCCGGTCCGGGGTTTCGTAGAAATGCTTGTCGACCAGACAGAAAACCTCGTACCGCTTGTCCATCGCCCTCCTTCGGCAAGTGACAAGAGGTTTCCACGTCCACGGCCGCCCGGACAGTCACGCGTGTCATGAGACGGCCGTGCGGAACTCACATGTCGCGACAGACGACGGTGGTGGCCAGGGAGGTTGGCGACGGCGGCGATCAGCCGACCCAGCGCGCCCCCGGCCGCCGTGATCAGCGGCGCGGACGGCGGGTCGCTGACCCCGGCCAGGCGGAGCAGTTCGGCGTACTCGACGGGGCGGCGCAGCCCGGTGGCCGCGGCGGCGCACAGGCCGGGAACGGACAGCGTCGCGGTCGCCCAGCCCCGGTGGCCCCGTGGGCACAGCGGTCCCAGCGGTCCCAGCGGTCCCAGCGGGTCCAGCGGTCCCAGCGGGTCCAGCGGGTCCAGCGGTCCCAGCGGCAGGTGCGCGACCAGGCCGTGGCCGACGCTGAACTGAGCGGCGGCCCCCTTCCACCGGACCGGCTCAAGCAGACCGAAACGTTCCTTGGCCGGGCCCGGTCGGGGTGGGATGATCCGGACGACAGCGGCATTGCCAGGAGCCCGGATTGTCAGGGGCACGCCAGAAAACCCGGAGGGTCTCACCGTGAGCACCGAGCGCACCACCATCCCCCGCAGGCACGCTGCGCGCCGGTGGGCCAGGGCGATCGCCACGGCCGCCGGCCTGCTGGCCGTCGCCGCCTTCCTCACCCCCGGCGGCGCGCACGCCGAACAGGCCGGGCGGGCCGGGACGTTCAGCGCCTCCCAACTCGCCTCCGTGAGCGGCACCGTGCGCGCGGCGGACGTCCGCGGCACCGCGTGGGCCGTCGATCCGGCGTCCGGCACGGTCCGCGTCACGGCCGACGAGACGGTCTCCGCCCGGGAGATCGCCCGCCTGCGGCGCGGCGCGGGCGACCTGGCCGGCGCCCTGGTCATCGACCGCGCGCCCGGCCGGCTCACTCCCCGGCTCCAGGGCGGCGACCCCATCTACGCGAGCGCGGGCCGGCGTTGCTCGCTCGGCTTCAACGTGCGGGTGGGCACCGCCGATGCCTTCATCACCGCCGGGCACTGCACCGAGGGCCTTCCCCACTGGTACACGACCCCGACCTTCTCCGTCTCCATCGGCCCCACCGTCGGCTCCAGCTTCCCGACCAACGACTACGGCCTTGCCCAGTACACCAATCCGGGCGTGCCGCGGCCCGGCACGATCAACTGCGACGGCGAGATCATCGACATCATCGGGGTCGCCAACGCCTACGTCGGCATGCCGGTCAAGCGGGTCGGCAGCACCACCGGCTGCCACTCCGGCACGGTCACCGGTCTCAACTACACCGTCAACTACGGCAGCGGCGACATCGTCTACGGCCTGATCCGCACCAGCCTGTGCGCCGAGCCGGGCGACAGCGGCGGCCCGGTCTTCTCCGGCCAGTACGCCGTCGGCATCGTCTCCGGCGGCAGCGGCACCTGCTCGACGGGCGGGACGACGTTCGTCCAGCCGATCGGGGAGATCCTCGCCGCCTACGGCGCCACGCTCACCTGAAGCCGCGCGTCCCCCCGCGCCGTCACAGCGCGGGCGGGACCCCGGAGAGCCGGCAGACGGCGATGTAGAGCAGGAGCGGGTGGGTGTACGGCGCCGCGTCGCTGGGCCAGTGGATCAGGCGCGGCTCTCCCGGGCTCCGCGGGGGCCTGGGCGGTGCCCCCTGCCGCCCGGGGTGGGCGAAGCGGTCGCGGCGGACGGCGCGCGGCCGATTCGCCCCGGCCCAGTAGTGGGCGGTGGCCGGCCACTCCAGCCCGACCTGTGACTCCGTGGGCACCACCCACCACCAGCGGCGGCCGACGGCGAAGACCGCGCCCGCGCGCGGCAGCGACGTCATGAGCCGGCGGCCGTGCTCCTCGGAGACCCCCACGGCGTCGCACTCGATGCCGTCCGGTCCGGTCACCGGCAGGTAGAGGGGATTGCGGCGCCGACGAGCGGCGGCACCGGCGGAGGCGGGGTGGGAGGGGTGAACCGGGTCCATCGGGGCGGCGCTTCCGTTCAGGACCTCGGCCCCGTCGCCAGTGCCGCCCATACCGCTCGGCTCCGGCCGTCGGCGGCGTCAAAGACGCCCCAGGCCGTGCACAGCGCCTGGATCAGGGCCAGGCCACGGCCGTTCTCGTCCTCGGGGCAGGCGGCGTGCGGCTGGGGGATCGTGGGGCCGGATCGCCGGCCGGACACCTCGACGCGCACCCATCCGGCGTCGTGCCGCAGCGCGCAGACGACTGTCTCGGTGCCGGTGTGCACGATGGCGTTGGTGACCAGCTCGGAGACGACCAGCACGGCGTCCGCGACGGCCTCGGCGGGCACGTCCCAGCGGGTCAGGGTCTGCCGCACCCGGACGCGCGCCTCGCGCACCGAACACGGCCGGGCGGGCAGTTCGAAGGCGCCGCCGGAATGCCCCGACCACGTCGCCCGCGCCGTCTCCGTTTCCGTTTCCCCAGCCTCTCGGCTCTCGCGAGCGCGCGCCGTCTCCGGAGCGCGCGCCGACGTCGGCGGGCGCGTCGTGCCAGGCGCGGTGACGGGGAAGGCCATGGCATGCCGCCTTTCGTCTGCCGATGCCGCGGCGGTGCCCCAGCGTGCTGGACAGGGTGTCAACTGCACTATGTCACTGCCAAGTTCATGTCGCAACAGATAACCTGAAATTCGCAGAGCGCCATATGCGGAGCGGCGGCGGGCGGTGACGCGCTGACGTCGGCCGTTCCGGTGACGCTGCCCGGCCGGGCAGCGGGGAGGGCGTCTACTGGGGGCCATGGAGGAGCTCCCGGACGCGGTCTCGCCGATACTCGCCGTGGAGGGCGAACTGCCCACCGGCCCCTGGGCGTACGAGTTCAAGTGGGACGGTTACCGTTGCTGTCTGCGGTCCGCCCCAGGCCACGGGACCCGGCTGACCAGCCGCAACGGCATCGACATCACCGCCACCTACCCCGAGCTGGGCGACGCCGCCCGCGCGGCGCTGGGCGGCCGGACGGCCGTCCTGGACGGCGAGATCGTCGCGCCCGACGAGCGCGGCAGACCCGACTTCGGGCTCCTCCAGCGCCGCCACCAGCGCCGCCGCCCCGGCCCCGGGGTGCTGGCCGCGACCCCGGTGATCTTTTTCGCGTTCGACCTCCTGCTGCTGGACGGGGACTGGCTGATCGCCGAGCCCTACGAACGGCGGCGAGCGGCGCTCGCGGAGTTCGACGGAGCGGCGGACGGGCTCGCCGTGCCCCGCCACTACACGGGCGACGCGGGCCTGGGCCCGGGCGAACTGCTGGGCGTGGCCGAGCGGAACGGCCTGGAGGGGCTGGTCGCCAAACGGCTGGACTCCCCCTACCAGCCGGGCCGCAGATCCCGCATGTGGATCAAGAAGCCGCTGGTGCGGACCCAGGAGGCGATCATCGGCGGCTGGCAGCCGGGCGACGGCCGCCGGTCCGGCACGGTCGGCTCGCTGCTGCTCGGTGCCCACGAC
Above is a window of Streptomyces sp. NBC_01803 DNA encoding:
- a CDS encoding ABC transporter ATP-binding protein yields the protein MQRPSQTRPGDRARPLTARRGGARVAALTLLSLADTAAALLLPAALGHTLDLLLDGTDAGSAAGRRWSLLCAALVGAQIVLDAATTVLTATTDAREAARLRGRLLRHVLAVGPRAADRFPAGDLVTRGTVNAAHAGAEPAALAAAVSGVAAPAGGIVALALVDWRLAVAFAAGVPPLAVLLRTFTRSTADVVARYQEIQADIAGRLVEALGGARTIAAAGTEPRERDRVLAPLPELSAQGHRMWHVSARAVARAAALAPLLQLVVVAVAGLLLAVGDLTVGGLLAAARYVVMATGIGVFVGHLNRLVRARGAARRLGEVFAEPPVRHGDATLPPGGPGRLELRRVTARRDGRDVLRGLDLVLPGGATVAVVGRSGAGKSLLAALAGRLADPDDGDILLDGVPLAALPRATLRAEIGYAFERPALLGSTLAGTIGFGPAPPPADRIAAAARSASADTFIRRLPDGYATRCADAPLSGGELQRLGLARAFTHTGRLLILDDATSSLDTVTELRVGRALLADAHARTRLIVAHRAASAARADLVAWLDGGRIRALGPHRDLWRWAEYRAVWEAGDDAGEARDD
- a CDS encoding SapB/AmfS family lanthipeptide; the protein is MSLLDLQTMEPENATTGGGGGGDQSSLSLLACDKHSSNSFLLCL
- the lanKC gene encoding class III lanthionine synthetase LanKC; this translates as MDKRYEVFCLVDKHFYETPDRAAEKATGQDPARGLYETARRPVPQGWSTQRVGDWLHMQPIAGEMPLQGWKIHVSAALANADKTAAKVWEYCVPRRIPFKFVPGQQQLFLRNSKYAGRDNSGKFATIYPADEERAHTVLTELGELLAGEPGPYILTDLRWHEGPLYVRYGAFAPRYCDNGSGALVPAVENAEGRLVPDRRTPTFSVPDWVTLPAFLAPHLAARDGVTIRDLPYRIEAALHFSNGGGVYRGTDLRGGDPVVLKEARPYAGLAADGADAVTRLEREKAALERLTGLSVAPEVRDWFTLGDHRFLVMDFLPGRTLNSFFAERHPLLTVHPEPEALADYTRWALTVLAGVERALAILHGRGLVFNDLHMFNVMIAPDGESVSLLDFEAAAPAADNGRQIVAHPGFMAPRDRTGHAVDRYALACLRLAMFMPMTSLFAVDRGKAAHLAAVAAREFPDLPAGFLDKAVAEIEGRPTAPAVRAKAPIPVPLPSGDWERCRASMVRAILASATPERDDRLFPGDITQFATGGGLGLANGAAGVLHALAETGAEPYEEGERWLLRQAAAPPEGSRLGLYDGLFGVAHTLHRLGHTQPALDLAALALGERWERLPADLHGGLAGVGLVLDELAAATGDDGLAARAAVATELAAASLTAPPEPRGRRRAGLLYGASGAALLFLRRYERTGDRALLDLAATALRRDLDHHCVLDSRGTLVVDEGDRILPYLGEGSVGIAAVLDDYLAHDADEAFERARAEILPGAMLRYYAQPGLFRGRAGMVWHLGRTTTPGADAPAGLTAQRAAMDWYAMDYQGELAFPGEQMMRLSMDLATGTAGCLLALGVARHRTTGGGGPGPRLPFLPPPARPMDRSSDGGP
- a CDS encoding S1 family peptidase, which codes for MSTERTTIPRRHAARRWARAIATAAGLLAVAAFLTPGGAHAEQAGRAGTFSASQLASVSGTVRAADVRGTAWAVDPASGTVRVTADETVSAREIARLRRGAGDLAGALVIDRAPGRLTPRLQGGDPIYASAGRRCSLGFNVRVGTADAFITAGHCTEGLPHWYTTPTFSVSIGPTVGSSFPTNDYGLAQYTNPGVPRPGTINCDGEIIDIIGVANAYVGMPVKRVGSTTGCHSGTVTGLNYTVNYGSGDIVYGLIRTSLCAEPGDSGGPVFSGQYAVGIVSGGSGTCSTGGTTFVQPIGEILAAYGATLT
- a CDS encoding ATP-binding protein translates to MAPSRRPPRCPAGQRHRNGRRQRVTARRRSAYGALRISGYLLRHELGSDIVQLTPCPARWGTAAASADERRHAMAFPVTAPGTTRPPTSARAPETARARESREAGETETETARATWSGHSGGAFELPARPCSVREARVRVRQTLTRWDVPAEAVADAVLVVSELVTNAIVHTGTETVVCALRHDAGWVRVEVSGRRSGPTIPQPHAACPEDENGRGLALIQALCTAWGVFDAADGRSRAVWAALATGPRS
- the ligD gene encoding non-homologous end-joining DNA ligase, whose amino-acid sequence is MEELPDAVSPILAVEGELPTGPWAYEFKWDGYRCCLRSAPGHGTRLTSRNGIDITATYPELGDAARAALGGRTAVLDGEIVAPDERGRPDFGLLQRRHQRRRPGPGVLAATPVIFFAFDLLLLDGDWLIAEPYERRRAALAEFDGAADGLAVPRHYTGDAGLGPGELLGVAERNGLEGLVAKRLDSPYQPGRRSRMWIKKPLVRTQEAIIGGWQPGDGRRSGTVGSLLLGAHDERGRLRFIGHVGSGFTEAALTGLLDRLTPLARRGSPFDEPVPREHARTARWVEPRLVGEIAFRAWTRDRRLRQPSWRGLRPDKDPADILLPTGS